A window of the Pseudomonas gozinkensis genome harbors these coding sequences:
- a CDS encoding IclR family transcriptional regulator gives MEKSKNTLQTLDRGLQALNIIAQQDSGISIAELATRLEVHRAIAYRIVTTLEDHFLISRGAEGVIRLGAGATLLAARFEPRLRAVAQHPLFDLAKQTQASAFISVTQGDECMVIMVADPEESMMRVGYRIGSRHPLHQGAAGIAILSGRKAHREDLEAVIQAREMGYSLTHGQLQPGAIGVASPISRPHNQHFFEACVGVVALNSLNMDIATQAVPKAAAIITQLLGTAPA, from the coding sequence ATGGAAAAAAGCAAGAACACCCTGCAAACGCTTGATCGAGGACTTCAGGCGTTAAACATCATTGCTCAACAGGACAGCGGCATATCCATCGCCGAACTGGCCACTCGCCTTGAGGTTCATCGGGCCATTGCTTATCGAATTGTGACCACGCTTGAGGATCATTTTCTGATCAGTCGCGGGGCTGAAGGGGTTATCCGACTGGGTGCTGGAGCAACTCTCCTGGCAGCGCGCTTTGAACCCCGGCTGAGGGCTGTGGCACAGCATCCGCTGTTCGACCTGGCCAAACAGACTCAAGCCAGTGCTTTCATCTCCGTTACTCAAGGCGATGAATGCATGGTGATCATGGTCGCCGACCCTGAAGAGTCGATGATGCGCGTAGGGTATCGAATCGGTAGTCGCCACCCCCTTCATCAGGGTGCAGCCGGAATTGCGATTCTTTCCGGGCGCAAGGCGCACCGCGAAGACTTGGAGGCCGTTATACAGGCACGTGAAATGGGCTATAGCTTGACTCACGGTCAACTGCAGCCTGGAGCCATTGGTGTGGCGAGCCCAATCAGTCGCCCCCACAACCAACACTTCTTCGAAGCCTGCGTGGGGGTCGTTGCCTTGAACTCGCTGAATATGGACATCGCCACTCAGGCTGTGCCTAAAGCTGCGGCGATCATTACTCAACTACTCGGCACCGCCCCCGCTTGA
- a CDS encoding ATP-binding protein, whose translation MSTIRAKDRDAVIQSLRAGVVPRVGQHLIQVGRVGELDALIKDVNRLVESGSAFRVVIGEYGAGKTFFLNLVRAIAMERKLVTMHADLNPDRRLHATGGQARSLYSELAKNMSTRTKPDGGAMQGIVEKFISQAKTEAKAAGTDSETVIRAHLAELTEMVNGYDFAEVIAAYCRGFEEGNEQLKADAIRWLRGEFTTKTDARAALGVRTIIDDASVYDQLKLLSRFVKLAGFGGLMICLDELVNLYKLANTQARNANYEQILRILNDSLQGSSEGLGFVLGGTPEFLMDTRRGLFSYPALQSRLAENSFAKSGLVDLSGPVIRLTSLTPEDFYVLLQKLRNVYAGGDVEKYLLPDEALPLFMAHCNQRLGEAYFRTPRTTITAFINLLAILEQNPGADWKTLLGGVEVAKDLGGEEDTKVDTDDELATFTL comes from the coding sequence ATGAGCACTATCAGAGCCAAGGATCGCGACGCGGTCATCCAATCGTTGCGTGCAGGCGTTGTTCCTCGCGTCGGTCAACACTTGATTCAGGTTGGCCGAGTGGGAGAGCTGGATGCGCTGATCAAGGACGTCAATCGCCTGGTCGAGAGCGGATCGGCATTTCGAGTGGTGATTGGTGAGTACGGTGCAGGCAAGACGTTCTTTTTGAACTTGGTTCGAGCCATCGCCATGGAGCGCAAACTCGTCACCATGCACGCTGACTTAAACCCGGATCGCAGGTTGCACGCCACCGGCGGTCAAGCACGCTCGCTTTACTCCGAGCTGGCCAAGAACATGTCGACGCGCACCAAGCCCGACGGTGGTGCGATGCAAGGCATTGTTGAGAAGTTTATCTCGCAGGCCAAAACGGAAGCCAAGGCGGCAGGCACGGACAGTGAGACTGTCATTCGAGCACACTTGGCTGAGTTGACCGAGATGGTCAACGGCTACGATTTCGCTGAAGTAATCGCCGCGTATTGCCGAGGTTTCGAGGAAGGCAACGAACAACTCAAGGCTGATGCCATTCGCTGGTTGCGTGGCGAGTTCACCACCAAGACCGATGCCCGCGCAGCCTTGGGTGTGCGAACCATCATTGATGATGCCTCCGTATACGATCAGCTCAAGCTGCTCTCGAGATTCGTCAAACTCGCAGGTTTTGGCGGTCTGATGATCTGCCTGGACGAGTTGGTCAACCTCTACAAGCTGGCCAACACGCAGGCACGCAATGCCAACTACGAGCAGATCCTGCGCATCCTCAATGATTCGCTGCAGGGATCCTCTGAGGGTCTCGGATTCGTCTTGGGCGGTACCCCAGAGTTCTTGATGGACACTCGTCGAGGTCTGTTTAGCTACCCTGCCCTGCAATCGCGCTTGGCAGAGAACTCGTTTGCCAAGTCAGGGCTGGTGGATCTGTCGGGCCCGGTGATTCGTCTGACCAGCCTCACCCCCGAAGACTTCTATGTACTGCTGCAGAAGCTTCGCAATGTTTACGCGGGCGGCGATGTCGAAAAATATCTACTGCCTGACGAAGCGCTCCCCCTGTTTATGGCGCACTGTAATCAGCGCTTGGGTGAAGCCTACTTCCGCACGCCGCGCACCACGATCACTGCATTTATCAATCTGCTAGCCATCTTGGAGCAGAACCCGGGAGCTGACTGGAAAACGCTGCTGGGAGGTGTCGAGGTAGCCAAAGACCTGGGCGGAGAAGAAGACACGAAAGTCGACACGGACGATGAACTTGCCACCTTCACACTCTGA
- a CDS encoding efflux RND transporter periplasmic adaptor subunit, with amino-acid sequence MKIRTARSIGYVLPLTVLLLSGCKEPQQVAAAAPPDVGVVILKAENVLLSSDLPGRTSAYRVAEVRPQVSGIIQKRLFSEGAVVKQGQQLYQIDPSAYQAAYDKAKANLDTTRNLAERYKRLVESRAISRQQFDDAAANYLQAQADLKIAQINLQYTKVLAPIDGRISRSAVTEGALVSTNQADALASINQLDPIYVDVTQASTEMLRLRREVASGGLSMAGPEQVKVQLKLEDGSRYNQSGALKFTEVTVDPSTGAVTMRAAFPNPDNILLPGMFVHANLAEGVREQAVLVPQQGVTRDLKGQATAYVVGEDNKAELRDIKVMRTIGNQWLVESGLQAGDRVVTEGVQRVRTGIEVNPVPAANIDVTPAMAASAL; translated from the coding sequence ATGAAAATCAGAACCGCCCGAAGCATTGGCTACGTGTTGCCTTTAACCGTGCTTTTGCTTTCGGGTTGCAAGGAGCCACAGCAGGTTGCAGCTGCAGCACCACCAGACGTGGGCGTAGTGATCCTGAAGGCTGAAAATGTATTGCTCAGTAGCGACTTGCCTGGCCGAACCTCGGCGTACCGTGTTGCTGAGGTGCGGCCTCAGGTCAGTGGCATTATCCAAAAGCGCTTGTTCAGTGAAGGGGCAGTGGTAAAGCAGGGGCAGCAGCTCTATCAAATCGACCCATCGGCCTATCAGGCTGCTTACGACAAGGCGAAAGCGAACCTTGATACCACTCGCAATCTGGCAGAGAGGTACAAGCGTTTAGTGGAATCAAGAGCAATCAGTCGCCAGCAATTCGATGACGCTGCTGCCAATTACCTACAGGCGCAAGCCGATCTGAAGATCGCTCAGATCAACTTGCAGTACACCAAGGTACTTGCACCAATCGATGGTCGGATTAGCAGGTCTGCAGTCACTGAAGGTGCACTGGTGAGTACCAACCAGGCGGATGCACTGGCGTCCATCAACCAGCTTGATCCGATCTATGTCGATGTCACTCAGGCTTCTACGGAGATGCTTCGGTTGCGTCGAGAAGTTGCTTCTGGAGGGCTGAGTATGGCGGGCCCCGAACAGGTCAAGGTTCAGTTGAAGTTGGAAGATGGCTCGCGCTACAACCAGTCAGGCGCATTGAAATTTACTGAGGTGACCGTCGACCCGAGCACAGGTGCAGTCACCATGCGTGCCGCATTTCCAAACCCTGACAATATTTTACTACCAGGTATGTTTGTTCACGCCAACCTGGCTGAAGGTGTGCGCGAGCAAGCTGTGCTTGTACCTCAGCAAGGCGTCACTCGTGATCTCAAAGGGCAAGCGACTGCCTACGTGGTCGGCGAAGACAATAAAGCAGAGCTTCGCGACATTAAGGTGATGCGAACGATTGGAAACCAGTGGCTGGTTGAATCCGGACTGCAAGCAGGTGATCGTGTGGTCACCGAAGGTGTCCAGAGAGTCAGAACTGGTATTGAAGTAAATCCTGTCCCCGCCGCAAACATCGACGTTACTCCGGCGATGGCTGCTTCCGCACTCTGA
- a CDS encoding cytochrome P450/oxidoreductase — protein MSEPRALEKSASREAGQSVNAGKCPFDHGQVKPAASAGCPFSAAATSFDPFDEPYQLDPANALRWFRDQEPVFYSDKLGYWIVSRYEDVKAIFRDNRVYSPANALEKITPFAQEAQDVLKSHGYAMDRTLVNEDEPAHMDRRRALMGSFSVEALAHHEPMVRRLAGEYIDRFIDSGKADLVDQMLWELPLTVALHFLGVPEEDMDTLRRYSIAHTVNTWGRPSPEEQVAVAEAVGQFWRYAGQVLEKMRKEDSGEGWMGYALQRQKDIPEIVTDSYLHSMMMAGIVAAHETTAHASANALKLLLTDRTAWDQLCADSALIPNAVEECLRFSGSIVAWRRLATDTTRIGDVEIPKGAKLMMVMASANHDERHFENADELDIYRDNTTDHLSFGYGSHQCLGKNLARMEMRIFIEEFTKRLPHMRLVENQVFEVIPNISFHGPEHLWVEWDPELNPERAMPELLGSYLPSKIGPPARSDIYRHVVVTQVKQEADRVLSITLADPSANKLPGWTPGAHIDVIAGDYVRKYSLCGSSHNRHEFKVAVLKDDCGRGGSAFIHQTIIQGMALKIRGPRNHFRLDETADDYLLIAGGIGITPIISMADRLKQLGKRYRIHYAGRSLRSMAFIERLKRDHLENVQLYSMEQGSRLQVGSLLETAAAGAHLYACGPERLLTHMQEQVLCRPDLILRIEHFSAALTALDATTEKGFTVDLQDSGLTIHVPPEQTLLQALQTFNVDVPSDCGEGLCGSCEVRVAQGEVDHRDKVLTTAERQVNDRMMACCSRAKSGRLVLKL, from the coding sequence ATGTCTGAGCCACGTGCGCTGGAAAAGTCTGCATCTCGTGAAGCTGGTCAATCAGTCAATGCAGGTAAATGTCCGTTTGATCATGGTCAGGTGAAGCCCGCTGCAAGTGCGGGATGTCCGTTCTCTGCGGCGGCGACCAGCTTTGATCCTTTCGATGAGCCCTATCAGCTGGATCCAGCGAATGCCTTGCGCTGGTTCAGGGATCAAGAGCCGGTGTTCTACAGCGACAAATTGGGTTACTGGATTGTCAGCCGCTACGAGGATGTGAAGGCGATATTTCGCGACAACCGCGTTTATTCACCTGCCAACGCACTGGAAAAGATCACTCCGTTTGCTCAAGAGGCGCAGGACGTGCTGAAGAGTCACGGTTACGCCATGGATCGAACCTTGGTCAATGAGGACGAGCCGGCACATATGGATAGGCGTCGAGCGCTGATGGGGTCGTTTTCAGTAGAGGCGCTGGCCCACCATGAGCCGATGGTGCGGCGCTTGGCCGGTGAATACATTGATCGATTCATTGATTCCGGAAAGGCCGATCTGGTGGATCAAATGCTCTGGGAATTGCCGCTGACAGTTGCGCTGCATTTTCTGGGTGTCCCTGAAGAGGATATGGACACTCTCCGTAGGTACTCAATCGCGCATACAGTGAACACATGGGGTAGGCCTTCCCCAGAGGAGCAGGTGGCCGTCGCCGAAGCGGTTGGACAGTTCTGGCGGTACGCTGGCCAGGTGCTGGAAAAAATGCGTAAGGAGGATTCTGGCGAAGGTTGGATGGGGTATGCCCTTCAGCGGCAGAAGGATATCCCGGAGATCGTAACCGACTCCTATCTGCACTCCATGATGATGGCCGGAATCGTCGCTGCACATGAAACCACAGCGCATGCTTCAGCCAATGCCTTGAAGTTATTACTTACCGACCGTACGGCTTGGGATCAACTGTGTGCCGATTCCGCATTGATTCCCAACGCCGTGGAGGAGTGCCTTCGCTTTTCCGGTTCGATAGTCGCTTGGCGACGACTGGCGACGGATACGACGCGCATTGGGGATGTTGAGATTCCTAAAGGTGCGAAATTGATGATGGTCATGGCTTCCGCCAACCATGACGAACGACACTTCGAAAACGCAGACGAGTTGGACATCTACCGAGACAACACCACTGATCACCTATCGTTTGGCTATGGCAGTCACCAGTGCCTGGGCAAGAATTTGGCACGTATGGAAATGCGCATTTTCATTGAAGAGTTCACCAAGCGTCTGCCTCATATGCGGCTGGTGGAAAACCAGGTGTTTGAAGTCATCCCGAACATTTCATTCCACGGGCCAGAACACTTGTGGGTTGAATGGGATCCAGAGCTCAACCCGGAACGGGCAATGCCTGAGCTCTTAGGCAGTTACCTTCCCTCGAAAATAGGCCCACCCGCGCGATCCGATATTTACCGCCATGTAGTCGTTACGCAGGTGAAGCAAGAAGCCGACCGTGTTTTGAGTATCACGTTGGCAGATCCAAGTGCGAACAAGCTGCCGGGGTGGACTCCGGGCGCCCATATCGACGTGATCGCCGGTGACTATGTTCGAAAATATTCGTTATGTGGCAGTTCTCACAATCGCCATGAATTTAAAGTTGCTGTCTTAAAGGACGACTGTGGCCGAGGTGGTTCTGCCTTCATTCATCAAACGATCATCCAGGGGATGGCGCTGAAAATTCGCGGCCCGAGGAACCACTTCAGGTTGGATGAGACGGCGGATGATTACCTGCTGATTGCGGGCGGTATCGGTATTACACCGATCATCAGCATGGCGGATCGCCTCAAGCAATTGGGTAAGCGATATCGCATTCATTACGCCGGTCGCTCGTTGCGCTCAATGGCTTTCATCGAGAGGCTCAAGCGTGACCACTTGGAAAATGTGCAGTTGTATTCCATGGAGCAAGGGAGTCGCTTACAGGTCGGCTCCCTTCTGGAAACCGCTGCGGCGGGAGCCCACCTCTATGCTTGCGGCCCGGAGCGTCTGCTGACTCACATGCAAGAGCAGGTGCTCTGCAGGCCAGACCTGATATTGCGCATCGAGCATTTCAGTGCCGCGCTCACGGCGCTGGATGCGACGACTGAAAAAGGCTTTACAGTCGATTTGCAAGACTCAGGGTTGACCATCCATGTGCCTCCTGAGCAAACGCTTTTGCAGGCCCTTCAAACCTTCAATGTGGATGTTCCTAGTGACTGTGGTGAGGGGCTCTGCGGCTCCTGTGAGGTGCGCGTTGCTCAGGGTGAAGTGGATCACCGAGATAAGGTTTTGACCACTGCAGAGCGGCAAGTAAATGACCGAATGATGGCCTGCTGTTCAAGAGCCAAGAGCGGCCGGCTTGTATTGAAGCTTTAG
- a CDS encoding ester cyclase: protein MTSAQVARNKETFRRLIEEAMPNGQLDVIRDMVTPECVTLRAGFANLYNAIGDAIPERGNFLNWLEAGWKPLSEAFGGQKMKVDHVVGDGDTVMMKWHMQILHRGPFAGAPATQKTIDWEEIGIAHFNEEGKIETLWFMCEELKLAVNIGYKLELA, encoded by the coding sequence ATGACCAGCGCACAAGTAGCACGTAACAAAGAAACTTTTCGCCGTCTGATCGAAGAAGCAATGCCTAATGGCCAGCTTGATGTAATTCGTGACATGGTAACTCCCGAATGCGTAACTCTGCGCGCCGGCTTTGCTAACCTTTACAATGCGATTGGAGATGCAATTCCAGAGCGCGGTAACTTTCTAAATTGGCTTGAGGCAGGCTGGAAGCCTTTGTCGGAAGCATTTGGCGGCCAAAAAATGAAAGTGGATCACGTAGTTGGCGACGGCGATACCGTGATGATGAAGTGGCACATGCAGATCCTTCATAGGGGCCCGTTTGCAGGCGCGCCGGCAACACAAAAAACCATCGACTGGGAAGAGATCGGTATCGCCCACTTCAACGAAGAAGGGAAAATCGAGACTCTTTGGTTCATGTGCGAAGAACTGAAGCTCGCAGTAAATATCGGCTACAAGCTGGAGCTGGCCTAA
- a CDS encoding IclR family transcriptional regulator has protein sequence MSNAEENVENDASRPGGIQVIARASAVMRALGSNPKGLTLTAIAQHVGLARSTVQRIIAALEAEQLVEPVLTGNGFRLGPALAQLIHQTHTDIISIARKSLESLSEHLGESVTLSCLSGKQNIIIDRVVAERELRVVVPMGQSMPMHATSDGKALLSTIPEEQVREWLGTSLEKLTDTTLDMEGLLAQLNEIRRTGFASSCEEHLVGVSACSILVPTFMGPHAVTVVAPTSRFNMHFESFKVALQECKSDIALFAGGR, from the coding sequence ATGAGCAACGCAGAAGAAAACGTCGAAAATGACGCCAGCCGACCCGGCGGGATTCAGGTCATTGCGAGGGCTAGCGCTGTAATGCGAGCGTTAGGAAGTAACCCGAAAGGGTTGACCTTGACCGCCATCGCGCAACATGTGGGCTTGGCTCGGTCGACCGTGCAGCGGATCATTGCAGCCTTGGAAGCAGAACAGCTTGTGGAGCCGGTTCTTACAGGAAACGGATTTCGCTTAGGGCCGGCTCTTGCTCAACTGATCCATCAAACTCATACGGACATTATTTCCATTGCCCGAAAGTCCCTGGAGTCACTGAGTGAGCACCTGGGGGAAAGCGTCACGCTCTCCTGCCTAAGCGGTAAACAGAACATAATCATCGACCGTGTGGTCGCCGAGCGAGAATTGCGTGTTGTCGTTCCGATGGGCCAATCTATGCCTATGCATGCGACTTCCGATGGCAAGGCACTGCTGTCGACCATACCGGAAGAGCAGGTACGAGAATGGCTAGGCACTTCGCTCGAAAAGCTCACTGACACGACACTCGACATGGAAGGTCTACTCGCGCAGCTAAATGAAATTCGGCGCACGGGCTTTGCTAGCTCCTGTGAGGAGCACTTGGTAGGTGTCAGTGCATGTAGCATTTTGGTTCCCACATTCATGGGGCCCCATGCCGTGACCGTGGTAGCGCCGACCAGTCGGTTTAACATGCATTTCGAAAGCTTCAAGGTCGCATTGCAAGAGTGCAAATCGGACATCGCGCTGTTTGCGGGAGGTCGGTAA
- a CDS encoding TerB N-terminal domain-containing protein — translation MARKKAKNSSGTGILIIFALVFGALASIPKNAWIAIGVVACIGGVMWLLATRTKRQLTQLQKSTSATRPPREPRDKNVTFSMQEVSSSNMSEETSDFYTAQLGSPSSASFKIPDASKQKSDARWVPAGESVTVAGFSLPGGMLYVGSALGRYDAQEPSLLNPKLRIAKSYVDIGERLMSYWPSFHSISPEARRGYLQWLEGGRRDPLADTGYVFLFFYGLERRALVDAVSDPQVKAEIPLIVREVQRLLSIYGENRSFRGYAEGFLDYLSNQSLDASLYLGPPPDAVAYSYEMPLPLRIGLGQHAANKRPLDAAWALAWALADPNISKRTPVTRCKNVFAALFKLKYASTHPAGLMLAQNKTKLKASYRPASAVLMAPLLNVGDLPDVMATSGTRKSLQSLVELCTSELEPYSRYLGRNPESAEALEGLLQLPVTLWPATARTELDELQSRIGDDLIVMSFGELAGRFKSAGALSRDKVLALARALESLHIGMEPDVLAGSRTPKAEDRIALFVTQPEDGSLRASAAYNAASVTLDLASSVASADGDTSNEEASLLAQHIDSWSHLSVAHRKRLKAHLQIQIQQPPTLASLKKKLDPLTVEAKRTIASFLAHLAQADGIVSPAEVKLLERVYKALQLDSQLLYSDLHGAAAGASITPVKPATSSTPTEPGTQSAAVANQGFVLDHERIAELQRETAEVSALLAQVFTDDQVEEPEQAVDTVESATETTADVAGLDLEHSAFLRLLISRAEWSRSELEAAASDMELMLDGALEQINDMAFERFDMPVTEGDDPIEINTDILEELAL, via the coding sequence ATGGCAAGGAAGAAAGCAAAAAACTCCAGCGGCACCGGTATCTTGATTATCTTTGCACTGGTTTTTGGTGCGCTCGCTTCGATCCCGAAGAATGCATGGATCGCTATTGGCGTGGTTGCTTGCATCGGCGGGGTCATGTGGTTGTTGGCCACACGCACGAAACGGCAGCTCACGCAGTTGCAAAAATCTACCTCAGCGACAAGACCTCCGCGTGAGCCGCGCGACAAGAACGTGACCTTCTCGATGCAAGAGGTTTCGTCGAGCAATATGTCTGAAGAAACCTCCGACTTTTATACCGCCCAACTCGGCTCCCCTTCTTCCGCCTCCTTCAAAATCCCAGATGCGAGCAAGCAGAAATCAGATGCCCGCTGGGTGCCTGCGGGCGAGTCAGTTACCGTGGCTGGCTTTTCACTTCCAGGTGGAATGCTCTATGTAGGAAGCGCGCTGGGTCGATACGACGCGCAAGAGCCATCACTGCTCAATCCCAAACTACGGATAGCCAAGTCGTACGTTGATATCGGAGAGCGGCTGATGTCCTACTGGCCGAGTTTTCATTCCATATCGCCTGAGGCTCGGCGCGGTTATCTGCAGTGGCTAGAAGGCGGACGGCGTGATCCGCTGGCAGACACTGGCTACGTTTTTCTGTTCTTCTATGGCCTTGAGCGTCGTGCTCTCGTTGATGCAGTAAGCGATCCGCAGGTGAAGGCCGAGATTCCCCTGATCGTCAGAGAAGTCCAACGATTACTCAGTATTTATGGGGAGAATCGTTCGTTCAGAGGTTACGCAGAGGGCTTTCTGGATTACCTGAGCAATCAATCGCTCGACGCCAGCCTTTACCTTGGCCCACCTCCCGATGCAGTTGCTTACAGCTATGAAATGCCGCTTCCACTGCGTATTGGTTTGGGGCAACACGCTGCAAACAAACGACCACTTGATGCCGCCTGGGCATTGGCATGGGCGTTAGCTGACCCCAATATCAGCAAGCGCACCCCGGTAACTCGGTGCAAGAATGTCTTCGCGGCGCTGTTCAAGCTCAAGTACGCCAGTACACATCCTGCGGGTCTAATGCTCGCTCAAAACAAGACCAAGCTTAAAGCCAGCTATCGACCTGCCTCGGCCGTTCTCATGGCCCCCTTGCTCAACGTGGGCGATCTTCCTGATGTCATGGCAACGTCGGGAACGCGCAAAAGTCTGCAGTCGTTGGTGGAGCTTTGCACCAGCGAGCTAGAACCCTACAGCCGTTATCTAGGCCGAAACCCTGAAAGCGCAGAAGCCCTTGAAGGCCTGCTGCAACTTCCCGTCACCCTATGGCCAGCTACAGCCCGTACGGAGTTGGATGAGCTTCAAAGCAGAATCGGTGACGATCTGATTGTCATGAGCTTTGGAGAACTCGCCGGTCGATTCAAAAGCGCTGGTGCGTTATCTCGTGACAAGGTTCTGGCCCTTGCTCGTGCATTGGAATCACTTCATATCGGTATGGAGCCTGATGTTCTTGCTGGGAGCAGGACTCCAAAAGCTGAAGATCGTATAGCGCTGTTCGTGACCCAACCTGAGGACGGATCACTGCGAGCGTCAGCGGCCTACAACGCGGCCTCAGTCACACTCGATTTGGCCAGTTCAGTCGCCTCTGCCGACGGTGATACATCCAATGAAGAAGCTTCACTACTTGCTCAGCACATCGACTCCTGGAGTCACCTGAGCGTTGCCCATCGCAAACGTCTCAAGGCGCACCTGCAGATTCAAATCCAGCAACCGCCAACGCTGGCAAGCTTGAAGAAAAAGCTCGATCCATTAACTGTCGAAGCCAAGCGCACGATTGCCAGTTTCCTGGCTCACTTGGCTCAAGCCGATGGGATCGTCAGCCCTGCTGAAGTGAAACTTCTTGAGCGTGTTTACAAGGCGCTGCAACTGGATAGTCAACTGCTCTACAGCGATCTTCACGGCGCCGCAGCCGGGGCGAGTATTACTCCCGTCAAACCTGCAACAAGCTCCACTCCAACCGAACCCGGCACACAATCAGCCGCCGTTGCAAACCAGGGCTTCGTGCTCGATCACGAGCGCATTGCTGAGCTGCAACGTGAAACGGCTGAAGTCTCTGCCCTCCTCGCCCAGGTATTCACTGATGACCAGGTTGAGGAGCCGGAACAGGCCGTTGATACCGTGGAGTCGGCGACCGAAACCACTGCTGACGTTGCCGGCCTCGATCTGGAACATTCTGCATTCTTGCGCTTGTTGATTTCCCGTGCCGAATGGAGCCGATCCGAACTTGAAGCCGCTGCCAGCGATATGGAGCTGATGCTCGATGGCGCCCTGGAGCAAATCAATGACATGGCTTTTGAGCGCTTCGACATGCCCGTCACCGAAGGTGATGATCCCATCGAGATCAATACAGACATTCTGGAAGAACTAGCCCTATGA
- a CDS encoding histone-like nucleoid-structuring protein, MvaT/MvaU family: MSRLAEYRALEQQLAAQLAELESMKGDSGLKKEMEFESKLRALLAEYGFSLKNVINLLDPQSGRRTPAVESKAGSRKPRQLKVYKNPHTGESVETKGGNHKTLKEWKAKHGSDIVESWLTK; encoded by the coding sequence ATGTCTCGTCTAGCTGAATATCGCGCACTCGAACAACAATTGGCTGCCCAGCTAGCTGAGCTTGAATCGATGAAAGGCGATTCTGGCCTCAAGAAGGAGATGGAGTTTGAAAGCAAACTACGTGCACTGTTGGCGGAGTACGGCTTCAGTCTGAAAAATGTAATCAACTTGCTTGATCCGCAGTCCGGCCGCCGCACTCCAGCTGTAGAGTCCAAAGCCGGTAGCCGCAAGCCACGCCAATTGAAGGTTTACAAGAACCCGCACACCGGTGAATCCGTCGAAACCAAAGGCGGCAATCACAAAACTCTCAAGGAATGGAAGGCTAAACACGGCTCTGACATCGTAGAGTCTTGGCTGACCAAGTGA
- a CDS encoding LysR family transcriptional regulator, with product MNQLLAMRTLVRVVESGSFSKAADHLGLPRSTVSKLISDLELYLGIKLVHRTTRSLAVTQEGYEYATRAREVLGGLDALDSSIRKTSDRPGGHLRVDAPTSFANRLLIPALPDFNRLYPDISIAVGISDRTIDIIGEGVDCVIRAGVLADIPFIARKIFTLDYVTCASPSYLEQNGIPEFPAMLESGHRGVGYFSAATGKVEPLIFHRDIERYEITKHHYSANEGNGHIELLKAGFGVGQNLKRFMEATLQAGELVTVLDDWTRPSVPFHIIYPPSHHKKARLGVFIEWLVERFPTL from the coding sequence ATGAATCAGTTGTTAGCGATGCGGACACTTGTGAGGGTCGTCGAGAGTGGTTCCTTCAGTAAAGCGGCAGATCACTTGGGATTGCCGCGCTCAACCGTGAGCAAACTCATCAGCGATCTGGAGCTATATCTAGGCATCAAGTTGGTGCATCGCACTACACGTTCGCTGGCTGTGACACAGGAGGGCTATGAGTACGCTACGCGTGCCCGGGAAGTGCTCGGTGGATTGGATGCACTCGACAGCTCCATCCGTAAAACATCAGATAGACCCGGAGGTCATTTACGCGTCGACGCGCCCACGTCTTTTGCGAATAGGCTTCTTATTCCAGCTTTGCCGGATTTCAATCGCTTGTACCCTGACATCAGCATTGCAGTGGGAATAAGTGACCGAACCATTGATATCATTGGGGAGGGTGTTGACTGCGTCATTCGTGCAGGCGTGCTTGCGGACATACCTTTCATAGCACGGAAAATCTTTACCCTGGATTACGTAACCTGCGCGTCGCCTTCCTATCTTGAGCAGAATGGAATTCCGGAATTTCCGGCAATGCTAGAAAGCGGGCATCGAGGTGTTGGCTACTTTTCGGCTGCCACAGGTAAGGTTGAACCATTGATATTTCATCGTGATATCGAGCGATATGAGATCACGAAACACCACTATTCCGCGAATGAGGGAAATGGGCATATCGAGTTGCTCAAGGCCGGGTTCGGTGTCGGACAGAATCTTAAACGATTCATGGAGGCCACTTTACAAGCTGGTGAGTTGGTCACTGTCCTGGATGATTGGACGCGTCCGTCGGTTCCATTCCATATCATCTATCCTCCAAGTCACCATAAAAAAGCTAGGCTCGGAGTGTTCATTGAATGGCTTGTTGAGCGCTTCCCTACGTTGTGA